The Nerophis lumbriciformis linkage group LG04, RoL_Nlum_v2.1, whole genome shotgun sequence genome contains the following window.
GTGTTCGCTCACGGCAGGTGCAGCTTGGTGAATGCCTACAAaatgtttcctgctgtttaaagctttgaactggTAGTACACGTGCCATTCTGTCTTCTAATTatccatagtgtttctactcgtatggattcttcattcatcgctctaagcaacgtttgtaagtaagttttacaatataactaaaacaattctcacttattacaccgtcccatgtgtgatgtctgtaggagtgttttcaggcATAGTTGTACGTGCTGTCGTAATGCAATGAAGctgtgtcgttagcattagctaatatgctaacacatttacaaatgtctgttattattaacttacaatggcattacttttgtattgtttcagtttcataaattcctcagtaaattcatcaaAACGTGACCGTGGAGTTATTCAATCTatttagctgactggagagctagcttccacagctagtctgtttgatcatccgttttactgcatcgtttggaaacaattacggtatgtgaataaacttttacaaaatatttctgtgtaaataacaaatTTTACATTGTATGTATCTGCGGTTTATATATGCAGCTAATATATAGGAAAAATAtgtcctaaaatttagtgggtgcgacttatgtacCGCTGCGCTCGAGAGTCCGGAAAATTTGTTAAATAAAGCTCATGATGcgataagttgaatgatgcggacacgtttgctactggatactttctaatatgcttcccTGCCTTGGAGGCATTGCATgtttaagtaatatgcaactaaataatttgatacttgtttatattgacacatttGATGTTTTAAAGTGCAATATTGTTCATTTAAAGATACTTATTATGTATGGCTAGCTCATGTgctgttgtgtgcttagctgttgtgtagcttgctagctcctcgtagcctatagcctacaatGTTTACCTTTAGTAAATTACTTGGCTAAaacagaagaaaagaccaaccttgtgtacttattggaggacatttagatgttaactgtttGACCATCTTtgaacaagtaaacacactgcaggactgcttgtatcagagtttttacatgcaagctgatatgATTCCATACTTgtatttttgctgatatcggaccgatatcttACATTAATAttggatcaggacatccctaataataacaataatgttaTGAATACTTACAACATATAACTTATTTCGTCCGCAATGATGGTGGGAACGGTGTAGTCAACCTGCAAGAATGAACAACTTCAACAATACACACATGATGTTTGAAGCGCGTGTTTGCAAAAGCTAAACACCTATGCATATTCCTCAGTAacatggcacagccactctacatgttgtattcacctgacgtcacgtctggctcattaaatatgcaaaGCTCGAAGTGGTGGTCAAGCGAGCATCTGTTGTCAAAGCTTTCTGGGTggcattttgtctttttttgaggaaaaatgccctatgcttgcgttgttatatgctgttggaaccgttcaaatcgcaaaaaggataaacgtttcttcagagttccccgagaggtaatcaaaaagggcgaaagagtgcaatattttacgAAGCGACGACAAAAAAGGTAGTTCTCGTCTGGAGCACTCCAGTCCAAGGAAGCAGAGGCTAAAAacacacaagtttgcagtgatcattgCGGTAAACATTGGATTTTTGACTTATACAATTAAACCCTTGTCGAAAATTCTTTTTTTCCCTCCCTGAAACAAGTAACACAAAAACTAtaccaaaaaaaacatgcatcagtcaaaATAAATACAGGCAAATAGTGACATGAAACTACAGACAACTGCACTCCAGTTTGTCTCCAACACGGTGCAGCAATACAGAAAAGCAGATGAAAGGCTCAAGTCTACCTTTTAATTACTTTTAAGTCAAGATTAAATTTGATATCAGTCTCTTATACATATTTTAGGAAAGCACCCCATATTTcctgaaacttcacagaacaatcgttcaatgtcagcctaattttcTCACATTTaaggaaataaataatatttctaaGAGCTTGGGAAGATGGTACGACGCAAGGCTCAAAGACACCGAGCAGTTTGAGCAACTAAAAAAGGATACCATCCCTTTCATGGATCGCATCAATGAAACCTTCTTGCCAGGAAAACTCAAGTTGTGGTGTTTTCAATTTGGCATACTCCCAAGACTCTTGTGGCCTTTAACTGTGTACAAAATCACCAAGGTTGGAAAATTGGAACGTGTGATAAGCACACAGCTGAAACATTGGCTTGGAATTCCAAGGTTCTTCAGTTCCATCGGACTATATGGGCATGGCAAATTGGaattaccaatctaagtctggtGGAAGAGTTCAAATGCACCAAAGCAAAACTGGTCATGACGCTAACTGAAACTGAGGATGCGGTCATTCGAACAGCGGCCCCCCCGAGTAGCAGCGGGAAGGAAGTGGATTCCATCAGAAGCTGTTCACAGTGCAAAGTCTGCTCTTCAATTCAGAGATGTGGTTGGGCAAGTACAGCATGGGAGAGCAGGACTCGGACTCATCCCAAAAGTTCCCCTATGGCACAAAGCAACATCAGAGCAGAAGAGACGGCTAGTAGTAAGTGaattaaagtgaattatattcatatagcacttttctctagtgactcaaagcgctttacattgtgaaacccaatatctaagttacatttttaaaccagtgtgggtggcactgggagcaggtgagtaaagtggccgtgccagcaacttgagggttccaggttcgatccccgcttctgccatcctagtcacagccgttgtgtccttgggcaagacactttgcccacctgctcccagtgccacccacactggtttaaatgtaacttagatattgggtttcactatgtaaaagtgctttgagtcactagagaaaagcgctatataaatataactcacttcacttcactaaagtgtcttgccaaagacacaacggcagtgactaggttggcagaagcggggatcgaacctggaaccctcaagttgctggcacggccactctaccaaccgagctataccgccccaagtactAGTAGTATTGGAAGTAGTAGAGGGAGACAGGAGGAGGGAGAACGACATGCTAAAGCCGTCTCAATGGCCAAGCAGGGGAGATGGACCAACTGGGAAAGCCTGGAGAAGAAAAAGCTCAACTGGCATGACATCTGGCAGATGGAGGGAGCACGGCTGAGTTTTATCATCAGAGCCACGTACGACCTTCTACCGTCCCCCCTAAATCTGAAAACCTGGTGCGGAGATGATCCCGCCTGTTCCCTGTGTCAAGCACCTGCATCTCTAAGGCATATCCTATTAGGGTGTACTATAAGTCTCACCCAAGGATGCTATACTTGGCGGCATAACCAAGTACTCAGAGAGCTTCCATCAACACTGGAACAGAGGTGAACCACCACAAACGATATCCCACAAACACCAGCAGGAAAGGTCCACTTCACACATTTTGTATCAGAGCATCAAACACCACCAAATGATGCAAGCATCCTGAAGTCGGCTCGAGATTGGAAATTGGGCCTTGATAAAAAGCTTGTTTCCCCCAGAAATAATGGCTACAACACTTCGGCCAGACATGGTCTTGTGGTCTCCAACAGCAAAGCTGGCTTATGTCGTGGAGCTGACAGTACCATGGGAAGAAGGGGTTGAAGAggcttacaaaagaaaaaaaaacaaatattctgACCTGGGAGCTGAAGCATCCCAGAATGGCTGGAAGACCAGCATTTTCCCAGTAGAGGTGGGATGCAGGGGATTTGTTGCCACATCTACCACAAGTCTGTTGAGAAAATGGGGTGAAGGGTCGCTCCCTCCAACAGGCTATCAAGTCCATGTCAAGTGCTGCCGAAAAAAGCAGCAACTGGCTCTGGATTAAGCGTAAAGACCCCAACTGGGCAATAAGATAGAGACGATGGTATGCGGTAAGGCTTAGGCCTGACTCAGGGAAaaaggacgtccctgccatgcagagtccaACGAGATATGGAGGGTATGGCATGGAGGGGGGTGTACTTGGGACGCTGGGTACACCGTTGAGCCCTCTGGAGACATCGTGGGCTTCAATCAACGAATCATCGATGAAGCAGGGTGCCAAACCGATGACCCCAATGACATACTTACCCTCCCTTACACCACTCCACACAGACTGTTACTGTCAAGTTTATTCCTACTTACCAAAGGGATTGAAACATCTAGTTCTATTTGTTTTACTGTGGGTGTGGCAAGGAGACGCTGCAGCATTCCAATTTAGCACAATGAGTCttctagcccagtgtttttcaaccactgtgccgcggcacactagtgtaccgtgagatattgtctggtgtgccgtgggagattatgtaatttcacctaattgggttaaaaatatttttcgcaaaccggtaattataatccgcaaatgtgccgttgttgagtgtctgtgctgtctagagatcggcagactACCCGTGtaattctcttccatatcagtaggtggcagcaggtagctaattgctttgtagatgtcaggaacatggtttttcgtgatcacaatatgcagacgacagcgtgcaggtaaaaaggtatctaatgcttaagccaaaaatgaacaaaaggcaagtgccgctaagaaaaggcattgaagcttagggatggctatgcaaaacgaagctaaaactgaactggccgcaaagtaaacaaaaacagaatgctggacgacagcaaagacttacagcgtgtggagcagcagacggcgtccacaaagttcatccgtacatgacaatcaacaacaaaataggagcgcaagacaagaactaaaacactacacacagaaaaacaccaaaaaactcaaaataagtcacggcgtgatgtgacaggtcgtgacagtacacctactttgagacacgagctatattgatgcatggttggttatgatttgaattcatatccaacaattgcgagaacaactttgtattgtcaatatcggctgctgaatttcattttttaatgttttctgctcgtggtgtgcctcgagattttttcaatgaaaaaaatgtgccttggctcagaaaaggttgaaaaacactgttctagccaACAAAGTAGTAAATGCCACCAAGTTCTTTTTGGATTTGCTAAGAGAAAATGACAGAGGGGCTACCCCAAATAGTCTGCATAGAGGATTCAGGTGGATCCTTTCGCCAATTACCAAAGACAAAGTATTAAAAATGTCAGCCCAATAACTGCACAGGGatggacaaagccaaaacatatgtattaatAAGTTAGCTGGAGACTGTTTGCACCGATCACATAATACCGATATTGCGTCATACCATAGCCAGCCGGACCTTGGTATAATAAGTACgatgtattagcttgcattgaaTACGGCTGTGTTATAGCACAAACAGAAGACTTATGAACTCTACTTAAAATCTCTGTCCAGCCCTCTTCAGATAGCGTCACTCCTAAGTCACCGTCCCAAAGTGACTTAATTGAATTCAGAGATTCAGGGTACATTATTTGATAAACTCTTAACGTaaagtatttcccatttaagtattatcttgatattgagATTTTTGCTAAGAGTGTTTTGTAAACTATCAACTCATAAacaaagctttcagcacatacaagacgttaacatttatattttgataagtTTGTTGGGTTAGTGAGCTGTGATCACTTCTGTCACAATCAGTCAGGTCTTCAGTGTTGTCTCTGATTATCTTTGAATGGCGAACAGTGAAATCACGGCTATTGAGTGCGAGACTCGCAGTGTGTTTACAAGGACCCGTCCTCACAAGACGCAAAGGTAAATCACGTAATGCAACTttgcccgagcaaaaacgatgcacaaTTTATCCGGGAgaatcttgataccaatttccttgacttagccagacacaaagaagttgtagacctcatcTGTTTTGCCATGTAGAATGACGTATAGAGCAGATAGTTTGCAAAGTCTGGGAACGAAACTGACAAGATAATATTTAAGATCACGGGACAGATCTTTTTTTGATACCGTATAGGGATCAATTCTATTGCATagttaagatttttttttgcttgtatctgcttttagcggtaagatctaggccccttgcgtactcagtTTGCACACAGTTTGCTGCACGGTACCCATATtggtttggttgaccaccactttgTTCACCGGAAGTAAACAGGTCAGAAAAGGTCACGTGATTGCATAAAACCTATTTGAATTGTGTCACAGATTCACTTTCATTCATTGGTAGTTTCGACCACTACAGATCAGCAGTCAATTTTGGTTACCTTGTCATTCAGCTgatgtttttttctctctctctctctgtgtgtgtgtgtgtgtgtgtgtgtgtgtgagagtgagagagagtgagagagtgagagagagagagagagagagagagagagagagagagagagagagagagagagagagagagagagagagagagagagagagagagagagagagagagagagagagagagagagctcatTATACAACTCTGACCTGTCGCTGGTCCAGCGGTACAATCACGGTGCTGTTATTGAACTTGGCCTTGCCGATCACCGTCTTGGAGAACTCCACTTGGGCGGTGATGTTAGTAATGGATATGGTGTAGTAGTTATTATTGGTGATGTTTAGAGTGTTCTGGATAAAGGAGgacaaaatatatacagtatatgagacTGTGGTCATTAAGACAAACAACATTGATTATTGATTTTCACAACAAAATTGCAAGGACAATTGTTGCTACGACGTTAAAACAATACAAGTGTGTATTGGTAACAATCAAACATCAATAGAAAGTAACATCTTTGTAGTAAGACAGACATTGATTTGTCGCGTATTGAACTCGGCTGAGCAGTTACCGTTATATTGAGATAGATGATGTGTTTCGTTTGGTCGTAGGCCACGTAGGCAGACTTCACGCCCACATAATCGACATCGATGGACCGCGGGAAGAGGAAGAAGACAGCCAGGCTAGACAGCAGCAGGCAAACGGTCACCGACAATGTCACGTAAAGCTTTCTGCGTTCCAGAGAAACCAGAAGTTAGACCCTGAAATGAGCAAATCACTTTGCGATCCTTAGTCGATGAAACACTTACGTCCTGCTGGGCCTCAGTCTTTGGTCGCTGTAAGGAATCAGAGCCACCAGCTGATTCTCCTGACCTGTTGAATGATTAAATGAATGCGGTCATGTTACTATTAGCTGAGTCAGCAGTATTGGCATTCCAGAGTGGGAGGAATTATGTCACATAAACGAGGTTGGATTGACACAACAAGGGGTCTTTTTACTGCATTACCAGCATGTACTTCATTTGTGTTTTGGACTCGTCTTTAGTCAATGTAGACACAGTGATATTGGATGAATCAGGGTTTCTGCACgtatcagcaaatctaatttaTTGCTTTTTAACAAATTTAATGCCCAGGTCCGACTGCAGATTGTTACAGTCAAAAGCATACAATTGTTTGAATGGacaaaattgtaagcatttgaaaaaaaatgtgttgacaTTACATTAACTGTGGCTAAATTAAGCGCCAATCATAACATCATAAAAATGCAAGTAACCCTTTTAAACGCAATAGACATATTTTTCATTACTGTGCATTTTGTACTATTGTAATTGGAAGGTGAATAACTTAATAATCATGAATaggttaaatggtaaatgggttatacttgtatagagcttttctaccttttttaaggaactcaaagcgctttgacactatttccacattcacacacaggtaaacaaacATCAAAACAAAATGGACTCATttgttagcaaaaattgcacttcaataattttgaacatcttgaagtgcagttttaCCCTcaattggaaaaactgggtcaggtggtttttgttttgttgtctttttttgttgccaattgcaattgtattacatttttaatgcttCTGGACATTGTATTTAATGCAATTGAAAAATGTAGTTTTCAAA
Protein-coding sequences here:
- the tmem106ba gene encoding transmembrane protein 106Ba isoform X2 — translated: MGKSQSCLPKHKDDSQDALTANTECNENHTQEDGKNGDVSQFPYVEFTGRDSVTCPTCQGTGRIPRGQENQLVALIPYSDQRLRPSRTKLYVTLSVTVCLLLSSLAVFFLFPRSIDVDYVGVKSAYVAYDQTKHIIYLNITNTLNITNNNYYTISITNITAQVEFSKTVIGKAKFNNSTVIVPLDQRQVDYTVPTIIADEISYMLVTVTASYFGHTEQVSQELYQYVDCGGNTTSLHGHVEAF
- the tmem106ba gene encoding transmembrane protein 106Ba isoform X1, whose protein sequence is MGKSQSCLPKHKDDSQDALTANTECNENHTQEDGKNGDVSQFPYVEFTGRDSVTCPTCQGTGRIPRGQENQLVALIPYSDQRLRPSRTKLYVTLSVTVCLLLSSLAVFFLFPRSIDVDYVGVKSAYVAYDQTKHIIYLNITNTLNITNNNYYTISITNITAQVEFSKTVIGKAKFNNSTVIVPLDQRQVDYTVPTIIADEISYMFDFCTLESIKVHNMVVMMQVTVTASYFGHTEQVSQELYQYVDCGGNTTSLHGHVEAF